The Streptomyces phaeolivaceus genome has a window encoding:
- a CDS encoding ATP-binding cassette domain-containing protein produces MPTSSPSGGPEPTAAISTVGLRKSYGDNVVLDGIDLRIPAGSVFALLGPNGAGKTTAVKILSTLITADGGQSQVAGHDVVADPQAVRAAIGVTGQFSAVDGLITGEENMLLMADLHHLTRAEGRRVTAELLERFDLVEAAKKPASTYSGGMKRRLDIAMTLVGAPRIIFLDEPTTGLDPRSRHNMWQIIRELVSDGVTVFLTTQYLEEADELADRIAVLNNGKIAAEGTAEELKRLIPGGHVRLRFTDPAAYQSAAAVLREVTLPHARLRSRGGTPIDEALALQIPSDGTQRELRSLLDWLDSAGIEADELTVHTPDLDDVFFALTGPTTATGTAPTTVTGTVPNQPKENAR; encoded by the coding sequence ATGCCCACATCCAGTCCGAGTGGTGGCCCTGAGCCGACCGCGGCCATCTCCACGGTCGGTCTACGCAAGTCGTACGGCGACAACGTCGTGCTCGACGGCATAGATCTGCGTATCCCGGCCGGGTCCGTGTTCGCGCTGCTGGGCCCGAACGGCGCGGGCAAGACCACCGCCGTCAAGATCCTCTCCACCCTCATCACCGCGGACGGCGGTCAGTCCCAGGTCGCGGGCCACGATGTCGTCGCCGATCCGCAGGCGGTGCGTGCGGCGATCGGGGTGACCGGGCAGTTCTCCGCCGTCGACGGGCTGATCACCGGCGAGGAGAACATGCTCCTCATGGCCGACCTGCACCACCTCACCAGGGCCGAGGGGCGACGGGTCACCGCCGAACTCCTGGAGCGCTTCGACCTGGTGGAGGCCGCGAAGAAGCCCGCCTCCACCTACTCCGGCGGCATGAAGCGCCGCCTGGACATCGCCATGACCCTGGTCGGCGCCCCGAGGATCATCTTCCTCGACGAACCCACCACCGGCCTCGACCCCCGCTCCCGCCACAACATGTGGCAGATCATCCGCGAACTCGTCTCCGACGGCGTCACCGTCTTCCTCACCACCCAGTACCTCGAAGAGGCCGACGAACTCGCCGACCGCATCGCGGTGCTGAACAACGGCAAGATCGCCGCCGAAGGAACCGCCGAGGAACTCAAGCGCCTCATCCCCGGCGGCCACGTCCGCCTCCGCTTCACCGACCCGGCGGCGTATCAGTCGGCCGCCGCCGTGCTGCGCGAAGTCACCCTCCCCCACGCTCGGCTGCGCTCGCGCGGGGGGACCCCCATCGACGAGGCCCTCGCCCTCCAGATACCCAGCGACGGCACCCAGCGCGAACTGCGTTCCCTCCTCGACTGGCTGGACTCCGCCGGCATCGAGGCCGACGAACTCACCGTGCACACCCCCGACCTCGACGACGTGTTCTTCGCCCTGACCGGCCCGACCACTGCCACGGGCACCGCCCCGACCACCGTCACGGGCACCGTCCCCAACCAGCCCAAGGAGAACGCCCGATGA
- a CDS encoding DUF4097 family beta strand repeat-containing protein, which produces MPSYDTPEPISVTAHVYAGSIRFSAIDRHDTVVDVRPRDTEKDQDVRTADQTEVSYASGVLTVTTPKANLLGRGGTVDVTVELPTGSHIDITGAGVRVLGEGRLGEVRVNTSAGDVRLATTGPLQLKASHGQSTVDRVEGPAEITSSTGNVRVGLVDGPAVLKNSHGTTTVGAVTGELRVNGANGAIDIARAEASVTGTTTNGPLRVAEVARGTVQLETSNGSIEVGIREGTAAWLDVSSNRGQVRNMVAASEAPEQSEDTVKVRARTNWGNIDVLRATV; this is translated from the coding sequence ATGCCTTCTTACGACACTCCCGAACCGATCTCCGTCACCGCTCACGTGTACGCCGGGTCCATCCGGTTCAGCGCGATCGACCGCCACGACACCGTCGTCGATGTGCGGCCCCGCGACACGGAGAAGGACCAGGACGTACGCACGGCGGACCAGACCGAGGTCTCGTACGCGAGCGGTGTACTGACCGTCACCACCCCCAAGGCCAATCTCCTCGGACGCGGCGGCACCGTCGACGTGACGGTGGAGTTGCCCACGGGCTCGCACATCGACATCACCGGCGCCGGGGTGAGGGTGCTCGGCGAAGGGCGACTCGGCGAGGTCCGGGTGAACACCTCGGCCGGCGACGTCCGCCTCGCCACCACCGGCCCGCTGCAGTTGAAGGCGTCGCACGGCCAGAGCACGGTCGACCGGGTCGAGGGCCCGGCCGAGATCACCAGCAGCACCGGCAATGTGCGCGTCGGCCTCGTCGACGGCCCCGCCGTCCTGAAGAACTCGCACGGTACGACGACCGTCGGCGCCGTGACCGGCGAGCTGCGGGTGAATGGCGCCAACGGTGCCATCGACATCGCACGCGCCGAGGCGTCGGTCACCGGCACCACCACCAACGGCCCCCTCCGCGTCGCCGAAGTCGCCCGTGGCACCGTCCAGTTGGAGACCTCCAACGGCTCCATCGAGGTCGGGATCCGCGAGGGCACCGCCGCCTGGCTCGACGTCAGCTCCAACCGCGGGCAGGTACGCAACATGGTTGCCGCGTCCGAGGCCCCGGAGCAGTCCGAGGACACCGTCAAGGTCCGCGCCCGGACCAACTGGGGCAACATCGACGTCCTCCGCGCCACGGTCTGA